The proteins below are encoded in one region of Podarcis raffonei isolate rPodRaf1 chromosome 8, rPodRaf1.pri, whole genome shotgun sequence:
- the ERRFI1 gene encoding ERBB receptor feedback inhibitor 1 — MSTAGIAAPEMRVPLKSSFLHKGQGIGSLKPCWGGHFENPFFNMEPVAMAYNLNSSAQHHLTSIGHISDPNPAQNGGSDKPSPNGERPEDRGLVPAFGRLSLAASNEVAPPTPTKGGPSFSFPLAPPGAERSTRPLPPLPIPEDFVHDDVDREVEFLTSSDTDFLLEECSGPAFKPATYGRRSFRGCGQINYAYFDAPAGSKAEEPPSAKPSGCPAGVCAAVAAAAVPPPPPAPTAHQLHRRLRRSHSGPAGSFHKPVVRVSSHFRRASPSSDDDKPEVPPRVPIPPRVLKPDYRRWSAEVASGAYSDEDKPPKVPPREPLSCSNSRTPSPKSLPSYLNGIMPPTQSFAPDPKYVSSKALQRQHSEGSGSRVPCILPIIENGKKVSSTHYYLLPERPPYLDRYEKFFREAEEGSSLSAEGQLPPSLWPEAPEGEAASLAGMLNVPVKRKHLPCMVSP, encoded by the exons ATGTCCACAGCCGGCATTGCAGCTCCGGAGATGAGAGTCCCCTTGAAGAGCAGCTTCCTCCACAAGGGGCAAGGCATTGGGAGCCTCAAGCCCTGTTGGGGAGGCCATTTTGAAAA ccCTTTCTTTAACATGGAGCCCGTAGCAATGGCCTACAATCTGAACTCGTCCGCACAGCATCACTTAACGTCCATCG GCCACATTTCAGACCCTAATCCAGCACAGAACGGCGGCAGTGACAAGCCCAGCCCCAACGGCGAGAGGCCAGAGGATCGCGGCCTAGTCCCCGCCTTCGGCAGACTCTCCCTTGCCGCGTCCAACGAggtggctccccccacccccaccaagggTGGGCCGTCGTTCTCCTTccccctggcacctccaggtgccGAGCGAAGCACCCGCCCACTGCCCCCGCTGCCCATCCCGGAGGATTTCGTGCACGATGATGTGGACCGGGAGGTGGAGTTCCTCACCAGCTCCGACACGGACTTTTTGCTGGAGGAGTGCAGCGGCCCTGCCTTCAAGCCCGCCACCTATGGCAGGCGGAGCTTCCGGGGCTGTGGGCAAATAAACTACGCTTACTTCGACGCCCCGGCGGGATCGAAGGCGGAAGAGCCTCCCTCCGCTAAGCCGAGCGGGTGTCCGGCCGGGGtctgtgctgctgttgctgctgctgctgttcctcctcctcctccggctccCACGGCGCATCAGCTCCACCGCCGGTTGCGGCGCTCGCATTCCGGGCCAGCCGGGTCCTTCCACAAACCGGTGGTGAGGGTCTCCAGCCACTTCCGCCGGGCGTCTCCCAGCTCAGACGACGACAAGCCTGAGGTCCCGCCCAGGGTGCCCATCCCGCCCAGGGTGCTGAAGCCCGACTACCGGAGGTGGTCCGCCGAAGTGGCTTCGGGCGCCTACAGCGACGAGGACAAACCACCCAAGGTCCCCCCGAGGGAGCCTCTGTCCTGCAGCAACTCCCGCACGCCCAGCCCCAAGAGCTTGCCCTCGTACCTCAACGGCATCATGCCGCCCACCCAGAGCTTTGCCCCGGACCCCAAGTACGTCAGCAGCAAAGCTCTGCAGCGGCAGCACAGCGAGGGCTCGGGCAGCCGGGTGCCCTGCATCCTGCCCATCATCGAGAACGGCAAGAAGGTCAGCTCCACCCACTACTACCTGCTGCCCGAAAGGCCCCCCTACCTGGACAGGTACGAGAAGTTCTTCCGGGAAGCAGAAGAGGGCAGCAGCCTCAGCGCGGAAGGGCAGCTCCCGCCGTCCCTGTGGCCAGAGGCTCCGGAAGGGGAGGCAGCCAGCCTGGCCGGGATGCTGAACGTTCCGGTCAAGCGCAAGCACTTGCCCTGCATGGTGTCTCCGTAG
- the LOC128419591 gene encoding taste receptor type 1 member 1-like produces the protein MSVGLVLAAFLVGRMAAASNSSQALFNLPGDFIIGGLYPVHSNSTERNRTRPLQLPSCESLNPSGYVHFQAMRLAVEEINNSSTLLPNITLGYHIWDTCQESLYLQAAFQLSPHQWCRSHQGGCSQRVIGVVGPDSAEMMQLTARVFTYYGLPQVSYSIKEEIFADKKLFPLLFRTIPSNDHQVSGLISLILAFGWEYVSAVDSGTKASEKTVQSLIDKAAAKGICISYQGLMTADLRILESRLQRVIENIEKARTNVVVVLSNAVITRKFFHAVIKLKIKGKVWIAPESWILSNTIASIPNIEETGTVLGLTVKPVKLPQFVHFVGKTLQRSPSNKTDGPLLSEAPTVEACSQSCDENQLLSPDALANILNSSVWQWSFYSYASVYILAEALHNHLGCSLQGCPASKEFKPRQFYEALYKVNFPLQDNTITFGQEGDLFLGYSVVTWSWENGTATFKMIGSYSSQALNINKSEISWPAPGNQVPKSYCIAVCEVGQIRSKQLLEECLCRCDDCLEGTYQNETGGDTCILCPPGMWSPLKSSTCFPPLITYLDITTTTILALVILTIVDFFLLFGCLLVFALHRQTPVVKAAGGKLAFVMLASLLASCTTTSLFVGKPTEVTCLIRQPLFAISFTVCVSCLLVRSFQIIFIFKMACKLPPGAAKCWVKYKGTYVSVGLSCGLQALICLLWLRFSPPTLQEDFVSEREVYLQCSEGHFMGLGGVLGYITLLGGACFAFAFWGRNLPKNYSEARLLTTSMLVFLMGWGCFMLIYITTEGKGKGIPALQMFTVQTSVYAILCTFFLPKCYLILFWPQFNTVAHFQTCIQAYTATVRNTEQ, from the exons ATGTCTGTGGGGCTTGTTCTGGCCGCCTTCCTGGTGGGGCGCATGGCTGCTGCCAGCAACTCTAGCCAGGCCCTCTTTAACCTGCCAGGGGACTTCATCATCGGGGGCCTCTACCCAGTCCATAGCAATAGCACTGAGCGGAACAGGACCCGCCCACTCCAGCTGCCTTCCTGCGAGAG TCTAAACCCTTCAGGCTATGTTCATTTTCAAGCCATGAGGCTGGCTGTTGAGGAAATCAACAATTCTTCTACTTTGCTCCCCAACATCACCTTGGGATACCACATATGGGACACCTGTCAAGAAAGCCTTTACCTGCAAGCCGCCTTCCAGCTCTCCCCACACCAGTGGTGCCGCTCACACCAAGGAGGCTGTTCCCAGAGAGTCATCGGTGTGGTGGGTCCTGACTCAGCCGAAATGATGCAGCTGACAGCAAGAGTCTTCACCTATTACGGCCTTCCGCAG GTCTCGTACAGTATCAAGGAAGAGATCTTTGCTGACAAGAAGCTTTTTCCGCTGCTTTTCCGTACAATCCCAAGCAATGACCATCAGGTCTCGGGGCTCATCTCCTTGATCTTGGCCTTCGGCTGGGAGTACGTCTCCGCTGTGGACAGTGGCACCAAAGCCAGCGAGAAAACAGTTCAGTCTTTGATTGATAAGGCAGCAGCCAAGGGCATCTGCATTTCCTACCAGGGGCTGATGACGGCCGATCTCCGCATCTTGGAAAGCCGGCTGCAGAGGGTGATTGAGAACATAGAGAAAGCCAGAACCAACGTTGTCGTCGTCCTTTCCAATGCGGTCATTACCAGGAAGTTCTTCCACGCTGTCATCAAACTGAAGATCAAAGGCAAAGTCTGGATTGCACCCGAATCCTGGATCTTAAGTAACACGATTGCTTCCATACCGAACATTGAGGAAACAGGCACTGTGCTTGGACTCACCGTCAAGCCAGTCAAACTGCCTCAATTTGTACACTTTGTTGGGAAAACACTACAGCGCTCCCCGTCAAACAAGACAGATGGCCCTTTGCTCTCTGAGGCCCCAACGGTGGAGGCTTGCTCCCAGTCCTGCGATGAGAACCAACTGCTCTCTCCGGACGCTTTAGCCAACATTTTGAACAGTTCCGTTTGGCAGTGGTCTTTCTATTCGTACGCTTCTGTCTATATCCTGGCCGAGGCCCTCCACAACcacttggggtgcagcctgcaaGGATGTCCAGCAAGCAAGGAGTTCAAGCCACGACAG TTTTATGAAGCATTGTACAAGGTGAACTTTCCTCTGCAAGACAACACCATCACATTTGGCCAAGAGGGAGATCTGTTCCTGGGCTACAGTGTCGTCACCTGGAGCTGGGAAAATGGCACGGCTACTTTCAAGATGATCggcagctacagttcccaagcccTGAATATCAACAAGTCTGAAATCAGTTGGCCAGCACCAGGGAATCAG GTCCCCAAATCATATTGCATAGCAGTGTGTGAAGTAGGTCAAATCCGAAGCAAGCAATTGCTGGAGGAGTGTTTATGTCGCTGTGACGATTGCCTGGAAGGCACCTATCAAAACGAAACAG GTGGAGACACTTGCATCCTGTGCCCCCCGGGGATGTGGTCCCCTCTGAAGAGCAGCACCTGCTTCCCCCCGCTCATCACGTATCTcgacatcaccaccaccaccatcttggCCCTGGTGATCCTGACCATCGTCGACTTCTTCCTGCTCTTTGGCTGCTTGCTGGTTTTTGCCCTCCACCGTCAAACGCCGGTGGTCAAAGCGGCTGGGGGCAAGCTGGCTTTCGTCATGCTGGCCTCGCTGCTGGCTTCCTGCACCACCACCAGCCTGTTCGTCGGGAAGCCCACTGAGGTCACCTGCCTGATCCGGCAGCCCTTGTTCGCCATCAGCTTCACCGTCTGCGTCTCCTGCCTCCTGGTCCGCTCCTTCCAGATCATCTTCATCTTCAAAATGGCCTGCAAGCTGCCCCCCGGAGCCGCCAAGTGCTGGGTCAAGTACAAAGGCACCTACGTCTCGGTCGGCCTCAGCTGCGGCCTGCAGGCCCTCATCTGCCTCCTCTGGCTCCGCTTCTCCCCGCCTACATTGCAAGAGGATTTTGTGAGCGAGAGGGAGGTCTACCTGCAATGTTCAGAAGGCCACTTCATGGGGCTAGGAGGGGTGCTGGGCTACATCACCCTGCTGGGCGGCGCTTGCTTCGCCTTCGCCTTCTGGGGCCGCAACCTGCCCAAGAATTACAGCGAGGCGAGGCTCCTCACCACCAGCATGCTGGTCTTCCTCATGGGCTGGGGCTGCTTCATGCTCATCTACATCACCACCGAAGGGAAGGGCAAAGGGATCCCTGCCTTGCAGATGTTCACGGTGCAGACCAGCGTCTACGCCATCCTCTGCACCTTCTTCCTGCCCAAATGCTACCTGATCCTCTTCTGGCCGCAGTTCAACACGGTAGCCCATTTCCAGACCTGTATCCAAGCCTACACGGCCACAGTCAGAAACACTGAGCAGTGA
- the PARK7 gene encoding Parkinson disease protein 7 → MTAKRALVILAKGAEEMETVIPTDIMRRAGISVTVAGLTGKEPVQCSRDVLICPDKSLEDARKEGPYDVVVLPGGNLGAQNLSESPAVKDVLKDQDGRKGLIAAICAGPTALLAHGIGYGCKVTTHPLAKDKMMSGDHYKYSESRVEKDGHILTSRGPGTSFEFGLVIVETLLGKEVAAQVKAPLVLKD, encoded by the exons ATGACTGCCAAAAGGGCTCTTGTGATCTTGGCCAAAGGAGCTGAAGAGATGGAAACCGTCATCCCCACAGACATCATGAGGAGGGCAGGT ATCTCTGTGACTGTAGCCGGCCTGACTGGAAAAGAGCCTGTGCAGTGCAGCCGAGATGTCTTAATTTGTCCCGACAAGAGTTTGGAAGATGCCCGGAAGGAG GGACCCTATGATGTGGTGGTCTTGCCAGGAGGGAACCTGGGAGCTCAGAACTTGTCAGAG TCGCCTGCTGTGAAGGATGTACTGAAAGACCAAGATGGCAGGAAAGGGCTGATTGCTGCCATCTGTGCAG GACCCACGGCTCTGCTGGCACATGGCATCGGATACGGATGCAAAGTGACAACCCATCCCTTGGCCAAAGACAAGATGATGAGCGGAG ACCACTACAAATACTCTGAGAGCCGCGTGGAAAAAGATGGGCACATCCTCACCAGTCGGGGACCCGGCACCAGTTTCGAGTTTGGCCTTGTGATTGTGGAAACGCTGCTGGGGAAAGAGGTGGCCGCTCAGGTGAAGGCCCCCCTTGTCCTGAAAGACTAG